GGGCCGCGTTGTCTGAGATGGTGTCGACAATCGTGCGGCCGGCCAGCTCGACGCGGGAACTCAGGACCTCCAGCGCCGGAACGACGTAGGCGGTGGCATCCAGCACGTCGAAAAGGGTGCAGTTCGGGCCGGCGAGCGGCTTGCCGAGCACGAACGCGAGTTCGACCTCGATGCGCACATTGGAGAATGCGTCGAACGGGATGACGGACCCGGTTTGGTAGACCGCGTCATCGAAGATCACCCCGTAGTCCGGCTCGGTAATGCCCGTGGCCACCTGCATCACCTTGGAGGTCAGCCCGATCTTGTGGCCGGCGATGCGGCGGCCGGCGGCCAAACCGCGTTCCTTCCAGACGTTCTGCACGGCATAGGCGTCGTCCACCGTCATTTCCGGATGCCGCGCCGTGATGAGCGGCACAGTCGCGTGGTCTCGCTCAGCGGCGGCGAGTTCGTCGGCGATCGCTTCAATGATCGAATGGTGCAGCACGTGTTCTCCAACCTCGTTGTCGGCGGTCTCGTAGACGCCAGCACCGGCGTTGCCGCCGCCGTTGTTGTCGTCATTGTCGTCTGTGTTCGGCCCTGCCAAGCTGACAACTTGATCGTATACGATCACTCGCTCGCTTGGTCAGGCGTCCTGAGCTACAGCTGCGCTGGCGAGCGATCCTCAGCCGTTGATCACCTGCGGCACGCCGAGTGCCTTGAGCCCGTCGACGCCGAACTCGAGGCCGTAACCGGATTGCTTCGCACCGCCGAACGGGATCATCGGGTGCACGCCACCATGCGAGTTGATCCAGACCGTGCCCGCCTGGATGCGTGCAGCCACCTCGCGCGCCTTCGCCGCGTCAGCCGACCACACCGACGCGCCGAGCCCGACATCGACCCCGTTCGCCATCGCGATGGCATCTTCCACATCGGTGTACCGAATAATCGGCAGCGCGGGGCCGAACTGCTCTTTCGCGACGAGCGGGTTGTCGTTGTCGATGTCCGCGACCAAGGTGGTCGGGTAGAAATAGCCTGGCTGGTCGGCTTGCGGGTTGCCGCCGAGCAGAACACGAGCGCCGGATGCCTTCGCCGCCTCGACCAGGCCGCTTACGATATCGAATTGCGCCTTGTTCTGCAGCGGGCCGAGCACATTGTTCTCGTCCAGGCCGACGCCCATCGGCACGGCAGCAGCGAAGGTCGTCAGCGCGTCGCACACGGCATCGTAAATGTCGTCGTGAACGTAGAGGCGCTTCAGCGCCGCACAGGTCTGCCCGGTATTGATGAAGGCGCCCCAGAACAGGCCCTCCGCGATTGCCGCGGGGTCGGCATCCGCAAGCACGATGCCGGCGTCGTTTCCGCCGAGTTCGAGCGTGAGGCGTTTGATGCTGTCCGCCGAGCTGCGGATGATCGCCTTGCCCGTGGCCGTCGACCCGGTGAACATGACCTTGCCGATCTGCGGATGCGACGACAGCCGCGCGCCGACCTCGCGGTCGCCTGCGACCACTGTGAGCACGCCCTCTGGCAGCTCCTGATTCATGACGGCGGCCAGCGCGAGCACGCTGAGCGGCGTGTATTCGGAGGGCTTGACGACGATCGTGTTGCCCATGCGCAGCGCCGGGGCGATCTGCCAGACGCTGATCATCATGGGCCAGTTCCACGGGCCGATCGCGCCGACGACGCCGATCGGCCGATAGTGCAGCTCCGCGTGTGTCTCGCCATCGTCGATGACCACCTCGGCGTCGAGAGGTGTGGCGGCGGTTGCACGCAGCCAGGCGGAGCATGCGCCGACCTCGAAGCGCGCGTTGGGTCCGTTGAGGGGCTTGCCTTGCTCACGAGAGAGTAGCTGGGCGAGCGCTTCCGCAGAACGGTCGATCGCGTCGGCGGCGCGCAGCATGAACTCGATTCGCCGCTCGTGGCCTAGCGCGGCCCAGCCCGGCTGGGCCGTTGCGGCCGCCTCGACCGCGCGATCGACGTCATCCGCGGTGTGCACAGGGACGATGCCGACCACCTCGCCCGTCGCAGGGTCGTGAATCTCGCGGGTCACGCCCGACGTCGGTGTGATTGCGGCGAGCAGGCCGTCGTGGGTGTCCAAGGTGTCCATGGTGTCCTCCACTGTGAGCGCGGCGCGGTCAGTCCGGTGTCGTCGGTCCGGCAGCTGAGTCCGGCCAATGAGTCCGGTACATCTTCCACGATAGGTGCGACAGTGTGGGGCGTCTTGCCGTGCCCGGCACAGGTATTGACGATGCGCGAAGGTTGCTTACCCAGTGAGCCAAACACGTTGCGTCTCGCGGTGGTTATTGAAGACCAGGCGCTGTTCCCCGACAGATATCCCAACATGCTCGTCGTTCCGTTGACCCGCAACGAGGGTCTGGCACATCGGTCCTTCGCTGAACAGATCGAGCCGACGGTCGAAAACGGGGCCGAGACGACATGCTGGGCCTTGGCCCACCACATCACCAGTGTGTCTCTACGACGCGTTACCCCGACCGACTCGCGCATTACTCCCACCCAGTTGGCAAACATCCGAAAACGAGTCACCCTTGCGATAGGGGTCTGAGGTCCTGGCGCGAGTCTGCCGGCGAGAAGACCAGGCCCAAGCGCTTGCCGCCTTGCTCGTGGCTCCGCCACCCGCCGCCACGCCAGAACTGTCGACGGAGGCGTCCAGACTGTCCAGTGCGACGCGACGGATCACAGCCCCGCGCGCGGCAGTGCGGGCGGCTCGGCGCCCCACAAATTCAGGACACTGAGTGGATCAGAACTGCTCCGGCAACCGCTCCGGCAGCTCGAACGCGGCGAACAACTCAGAACCCTGGAAGGCGTCGATGCGTGCCACGCCGCCGGGCGCGAGCGTGAGCACCTGGAGGTTGAGCAGCTCGAACGCGGGGGCGCCGAGTTTGCGATACATCGCGAACGCGGGGCATCCGTTGGCCGTCGTGGGCACCAAGTGGTAGCGTCCCCCGTGGGCGAAGCTCCTGGCCAGAAACGCGGAGGCTTGATCGCGTCCGGCGAACCAGGCCGGTTGTGGCGGCATCTGCAGCAGCACGTCCTCACGCAGCAGCCGAGTGAGTGCGTCGATATCGTGTGTCTCGAACGCCGTGACGTAGCGATCGAGAAAGTTGCGTTTCTCTGCCTCGGTCAGCTCGCCAGAACTGTCTTCGGCCGGAGCGACGTGGTCGAGCTTGTCGTGAGCGCGCTGAAGTGCACTGTTGATTGCCGCGGGCGTGGTTCCCAGCAGGGTGGCGGAGTCGGCTGCCGAGAATGCAAGTACGTCGCGAAGGATCAACACCGCTCGCTGCAGCGGTGCGAGATGTTGCAGCGCGGCGATGAAGGCGAGCCGGATGCTCTCCTGAGCCTCAACCACCGCTGCCGGGTCTGCGGGATGGCCGGCACTGCCAGGGAAAGGCTCGAGCCACGGCACCTCGCGGTTCGGCTTCATGCCGACAAGATTGGCGACGATACTTGGCTCGGAGAGGTCTACCGGAAGCACTCGGTGCCGCGCATTGCTGAGCGTGTTGAGGCACTGGTTCGTGGCGATGCCATACAGCCAGGTACGAACGGAGCCGCGCTCCAGGTCGTAGGTGTGCGCGGAACGCCACGCCCGGATCATGGTCTCCTGTACCAAATCCTGCGCGTCATGCAACGAGCCGGTCATCCGATAGCAGTAGGCGAGCAGTTCACGCCGATATGGCTCCGCCGTCTCTACCATCTCCGCGGCGAGTGACGACATCCCTACATGATGACACAAAGATTCTTGTCAACGACCGATGAATCCGGGAGCGATCGGCGGTATGTATTCGTGACCACTCAAGGACACGAACGAAGGAACGATCGTCATGAATGCACGTCAACGCTGGACATTAGCAGTCGCATCCCTCGCCTCACTGATGGTGAGCCTGGACGCACTGGTCGTGGCAACGGCCCTGAACACGATCCGGATGCGTTTGGGCGCGAGCATCGAGGATCTGGAGTGGGTGGTGAACGCCTACACGCTCGCCTTCGCGGTGCTGATGTTGACGGCGGCCGCAATCGGCGAGCGATTCGGCCGTCGACGGGTCTTCACCCTCGGCCTTGTCGTGTTCACGGCCGCGTCGGCGGCATGTGCGCTTGCTCCGAATGCAGGCGCACTCATCGCGGCACGCGCAGTTCAGGGCGCGGGCGCCGCTATGGTCATCCCCACGGCGCTCGCGCTCGTGAGCGTCGCCTTCCCGGCCCAGCGGCGAGGCGCAGCCATGGGGATCCTTGCCGGGATCACCGGAATCGCCGTCCTCGGCGGCCCCGTGCTGGGAGGCGCGGTCGTGCAGGGCATTTCGTGGCAGTGGATCTTCTGGCTGAATGTTCCGCTCGGCATTGTGCTTGTGGTGGTGGGCCGAGGACGGCTCGCAGAGAGCACCGGGATAGCTCGCAGCTGGGATGTCGCGGGCCTGGTGACCTCCGGACTCGGGGTGTGCGCGCTGGTCTGGGCCGCGGTGCACGCAACGAGCGCCGGATGGACGTCGCCGACTGTGCTGCTCGGTCTTGGCTGCGGGGCTGCGCTGCTCATCGCCTTCGTCGTGGCGGAACGACGCGTCAAAGCGCCCATGTTGCCGTTGCGACTGTTCGCGCGGCCCGGATTCGGCTCAGCCAACCTCAGCGGATTGCTGATGTCTGCCTCGATCTTCGGGGCTGCATTCTTCCTGGCGCAGTATTTGCAGGCGGGCCTGCACTTGAGCGCGCTGGCTGCAGGCCTCCATCTTCTGCCGTGGACCGCCTCGCTCTTCGTGATCGCGCCCATCGCGGGGGCGCAGCTCAACCGGATCGGTGCACGCACGCTGACCTGGACGGGATTGCTGGCGCAGGCGCTGGGATTCACCTGGATGGCGCTGGCCGCCGGCTCAGGAGCGGGATACGACGCAATGATCGCACCGATGGTGCTCGCCGGAGTCGGAGTGTCGGCGGCGATGCCCGCCGTTCAGAACACGGCCGTCAGCGCGGTCGACCCGGCAGACATCGGCACGGCGTCCGGCGTGTACAGCGCGATGCGGCAGCTAGGCGGCGCCGTGGGGGTCGCCTTGCTCGCAACCGTGTTCACCACGGCAGGAGGAAACTTCAGCGCGCCGCAGACTCTCGCTCCCGCATTCCAGGCGGCCTTGATCGTCGCGGGCTCTCTCTCAGCCGCTGGCGCGCTCGCGGGAGCATACATCGGTAGGGTCCGGGGCAGGTCACGCACAACGGCATCCACGACGACTACAGCAATGGCATTGCCCGAACGGCAACAACGTCAGAATTGACGGCGATGTGCCTTAACGCTCGCCCCATACACCCTCAAGCACTACGAGGCTTGCCTTTCCGCGATCCCGCCCACGGTCGTGTACGCGAGCACGAACTCACCACCGACCTCGTCGATCGCGGCCCCCATACCGGCCAGAAGGGCTTCGAGTTTATCCTTGGGCAGGCGGTTGATGCCGCCAGCGGTCGATGTCTGCGCCAGCCATGCGTCTCGGCTGATGGTCGCCTCCCAGTCGAAGGCGACGCGCTCGATCGGACTGAAAGCGTTCGTGGCGCGGATCCCGGTTTCAGCCCTGTCGATCATCCCGTTGTAAGCACCGCGCTGCGGCGGCGTCGCCCATGGGTTGAACGGCAGCCCGGTATCGAGCGAAGCCAAGGCCTTCCCGAACTGTGCCGCGAGTTCGACCGGCGGGCGCGCCTCGTTCCAGAACAGCACCAACAAGCCGCCGGTCCGGAGCACGTCCGCGGCCCTGGCAGCCCCTGCGAGGGGGTCGACCCAATGCCAGGTCTGCCCAGCGATGAGACCGTCGAACATGCGGCCGGCAGCGTCCCACTCCTCAAACCGGGCTACCTCGACGTCGAAACCCTTGAGGCGGGCGAACTCGGCCATCCGCGGGTCAGCCTCGACACCGAGCACGGTGAATCTGCGATCGCGGAATGGCAGCGACGAAATACCGGTACCAATGCCGACATCAAGGATCGCCCTGCCGGGAATGCGGCGGGCGATCTCGTCGATGAACGCATCCGGGTAGTGCGGCCGGGTCCGATCGTAGCGAGCGGCATCGTCGCCGAAGGACTCGGCCATCTCGCGCCGTTGGTGCGATGCTCCTCCCGAAGTGGGAGGCGGTGAAGGTAGAGTGACCATGCGCCCACTCTAAGTGGGCGATCGCCCAGAACCAGATCACTGCCGTAAACCGCATGACGGCCGAACTCGTCGACCACGCCGGCTCCGGCACCGTTGTCGGAAACCTTTCCGCCGCGCTCTCCGAACTGTTCCGCCCGCTCGGGCTCGCACTCATTCGCCTTATTCTGTCTCGGGACGAACTCCGTGCCCGCCTGCGTCCGGGCACGAGACCAGGCATCCCGTTCCTCGCTGAAGCCGTCACTGGGTTCGGCACTTACCTGACTGCCGAACAACGCGCCGGCCGCATCCTCGCCGGTGCGCAGCCGGACACACTTGCGCAAGCCATAGTCGGGACCGGGCATCTACTCTTCGCCGGCGAACTCGGCGGACTGCCAGACGAATCCGCAGTACGCGAGATTGTCGAGGCGATCACGGTCGGCGCAGAGGCAGCCTAGTAGACCTGACAGCGCGCATGGCATCTCGACGGAGTAACCAAGAATTTGACCACAAGGCACCGCTCGCGTTGACCCACAGACATTGGCTCAGATGCTAGTCTTATATATGAACAAAGGCAATCCTATATAAGGGAGGGCATTATGCCGATCACGAGTGTTGACGTCGATGCAGATATTCTGCGCCAGGCGAAGCAAGCGTACGGGGTGCGCACAAATCGGGAGGCGATCAACCTCGCCCTCCAGGAAACCGTGATGAGACAGCGCCAGCTCGTTGCGATTGAAGAGATCGCAGCGATTGAACTGGATGAGTCGGCAGAAAAGGTCACGTATGAGCGTTAGCGACTCGCGCACTCGTTTACCACAGCGCGAAGGGACCTCTCAGGCCGTTACACGTCCCGGAACATCTGCCCCGAGAAGAGTCCAGCACGACCCGGCAGCCCAACCGGGCTCTGGACACGCCAAGAATGCCGCATTCATTGTTGACAACAGCGTCTGGGCACGCCTTAGCACGACCCCCGTCGTCAAAGCCGCCTTCGAAACCGTTGTTAGTCGTTACAGTCCCAGAGCAATCATGATCTGCGCTCCGGTCGTTGCAGAAGTTGGATTCAGTGCCCGAAATGGCGAAGATCATACGAAGCTCATGAAATCCCTCGGAGCGTTCCCCGACTGCCCTGTTGCACCCACGTCCCTTGAAGTCCTCAACATCCAAAATGCTCTCTGGACAGGCGGGCTGGTGCGTTCCGTCGGCGCGATGGATGCCCTCATCGCGGCATACGCGATGGCCAACGACGCGGCCGTCCTTCATCTCGACAGTGACTTTGACTATGTCGCCGAGGTCGTGCCAACCTTCAAGCACAGGTGGATCGTTCCGCGGGGATCAATTTGACTGACGGGATCAAGCACTGACGACAGCATCAACACGGAAGCCACAGCGGCGCTATTCGGTGCTGCCGACCGACCTCAGAGCAGCCCGGATTCGCTCGGCCTCCGCGGGCATCCGGTTGGCCAGAACGTTCCACAAGATGTCGTAGTCGACTTGCTCGTCGTCGTGCGCGACGATGTTGCGCGTAGCCTTCATGCTGCGCCAGGCGACATCCGGGTGCTCGCCGATGAACTCTGCTGGCAATCGGGCAACGGCTTCGCCGATCTTGTGCATGATGGCCTCGGCTGCAAGCCGCAGCGCCTCGTCGGAGTCGTAATTCGTTCTGCCTCGGGCGACGAGGCGTGCGGCGGTATCGGTGAATCCGATGAGATCTCGAAGTGTGCGAGTGACTCGCATCCGGTCGGATGCGTCCGCACCTCTCACAGCGCGCCGGTCAGAGGGCAACTGCTTCGTCCCGGATCGGGTTCGGACCGGCGCGCAAGCCTCGTTCGGAGACGACGTCGACGCGCAGGCCGGTGAGTTCTTCCAACGAGGCTTTCAGGTCGGCCAAGTCGAACAGATCGGCACCGGGATCAAACCGTACGAGCAAGTCGATGTCGCTGCCGGAAACGTCTTCGTGCCGCGCAATCGAGCCGAACACGCGCACATCCCCTGCCCGATGTTCACGGGCCAAGGCGAGTACCGATTCGCGATTCTCGGCGAGAACTTCCGACGGACGTGGTGCCGCGACAGCACGGAGCCGACTCAGCATGGCAGGAGATGCCGTGCGCGTTCCGCTCTCGTAGGCGGCGATATTCGGCTGCGCAACTCCGGAGCGCTCGGACAATTCGTCCTGCGTGAGGCCTGCGCGTAGGCGGAGGCGCCGCACCTCGTTCATGGCGGCAATCATATCATCTGCTATAACACGCGGATGGTGGATTCGCTGCCGGGCGGCCGCCGACCTACAACGCCGGATCGAGGCGGTCGGGGTGCACAGTCACACTGAGCAGGCGACCGTAGGCGCCGAACGTGAAGTGCATCGGCGTTCTGCCGGTCTCGTCCAGGCCGAACAGCACCCCGTGCGAGCGGATGGCGCGCACGTTGCGGTGGTCGGCCACCGTGACCGACGCGCACGGGATCACCTTCTCCCGCCAGGCGAACACGTAAATACCCTCACGCAGCCGGTAGACGGTGTTCTGGTCGGTGTCGGCGAGCCCCTTCTCCGGGCCGGCCAAGCACTGCCAGGTGTACCACTGGGGGCTCAGGTAGATGTGCTCGTAGGCATGGATCGGGCTGTAGTCCCAGACGACCCGGCGGCCGATGAGTGCGTTGGTCGGGGCCGGTTCCTCGCCGGTCGTTTCGATACTATCGATGGTGCCAGGGACGAATGCCTGCCAGACGCAGGTGTTGTCATCCGCTCGCTCATGGATGGCCTGAACGACAGTGAGCGCGCGGCCCGAAGCGAAGTCGAGGAACAGCGAAACCGCGTTCTCCGATCGGGACCGCGTCTGAAACTGCACATAGAACAGATCGTCGTCGACCTCGATCGCCTCGTATGCGTCGTCACCGTCGGCCGTTCCATGCGGGTCGGTTGCGACGGCTTCGTAGTGCCAGCGCACCCGATCAGCTGTGAACTCATGAGCGATGACAGACCCGGGTTCGCTGCCGTCGCCGTTCGTGATGACGACCGTGCGACCAGCCAGGTCGGGGGATAGCGGCGCCTTATTCGCGTCGAAGCCGGGCGCCAGGCCGTCCAGCGGCAGCCAGGTCGACGTGTCGGTCAGAGTTGAGTTCGTCATGGGGGGTCCTTTTCGGGTTGCGAGGATGCTTCTGATTCTGGGCAAGCCCCGGGTTGTACGTCGGCCGCTTGCGAGTCAGCTGGTTGTGAGTCGGCTGGAATCAGTGTTCGCAACTGCACTCGCCACGGGCGGAACAGCATCCGGATGCCGCGGCCGACACCTCGGGCACGTCCAGCGCCGGGTTGCGGTCGAGGAAGCCGTAGGGCTTGAACAGGAAGCCGGAGTAATCGACCGGCATCACCGGCCAGTCCTCCGGGCGCGGAATGTGGGTCGGGCCGAACGTGTGCCAGAGCACGATGTCGGTGTCCTGAAGGCTGCGATTCGCCGCTGTCCACGCCGGGATGCCCGCGCCGCCGGCGTGACCGTTCGGGTAATCGCCCGCCGGAAAACGCTCGGCCGCGTCGAATGCGGTGGCCCACAGGTGCTTGGTCGCGAACGTCGCGCGAGCGAACACGGTCGAATCCCGTTGTGCCATCAGGGTGGCGCTCGGCTGCGGAACCAACTGATACGCGGTCGGTTTGCCGACGGCGTTGCGCCGGTGGGAGCTCGTCACTTCCCAGAGCCGTGCGGTGGGAGCGTTGGCGAGCCGGCCGGCATCCGCCTCGGTCGTCAGCGGACGCTTCTGCCAGGTGAACGCGTTGCCGTATGGATTGTCCTCGCCGATGGGGACGCCGACGACGTCGACTTCGGCGACCGAATTGTCTTCGCCGTCGATCGCGACGTCGAGGCGTGCGCAGAACAGGTGCTGGTGCACCGGCGCGAAGAGTCCCGGTGCGATTTCCGGTGCGTGTGGGTTGGCTTCGCCGGGAGTGCCGGCGCCGGCGAAGACGATGCCGGTGGCCTTCGCTTCGACCTGGATCGTGCCGTCGAGGTAGAAGTACCAGAAGAACCCGTAGTCGTAATTTCCGACCGTCGAGAAATAGCTGACGACCAAGCGGCGGGAGCGGCGCACCTCGGGATGGCCGGCGAGGTCGGTGTGCTTCCAGAGGATGCCGTAATCCTCCTCGTGCATGCAAATCACCTGCGGGATTTTCACCGGGTTGCCGTGATCGTCGGCGACGAAACCGTCGAAGTAGTGGATAACACCCAGGCAGTCGCAGCCGAGCGCGAGCGGGTTGGCGTTCTTGCCGAGCAGGTATTCGCCGGCGTCGAAGTAGCTGATCCAGAACCGGGTCGGCGTGGTGTCGCCGTAGGGCACAACCATTTCAGGAACGGATGCCCGGTACAGCACCGGGCGGTCCTCGTCGCCGTCGCGGAAGCTGACCTGGTTCAGCACGAGACCCTCGCGGGCGTTGAAGCCGACGCGGAACTTCCAGTTCTCCCAGCTGACCGCGGCGCCGTCGACGTGGAAGCTCGGGCCTTCAGGCTGGCTGATCTCGATCGGCTTCAGGCTGGTTCGGGCTGGACCGATGGTCGCGGCGTCGTACTTGCCGTCGTGCTGGGGCACGGGGGTGTCGCCGTCGTCTTCGATGCGCAGCACCCGCCCGAGCGTGAGATCGATGTGCACGATCAGGCCTTCGACCGGGTGCGACCACGGGCTGTCGTTCGCGTCGGCACGCAGGAAAGTCAGCGAGCGAATGGCGCGGTGCCCCGCTTCGTCGGCGCGGCCGAAGAAGCCCGGAGCAAGCGGTGCGCAGAACGCGTGCTCGATCTGGTCGGCGAGGCCGCGACGGGTCATCGCGGCCTGCCAACCGGCATCCGCCTTCGCGATCTCGGCGGCGCGCTCGTACTCCTCGAACAGGTACTGCGGCTGGCCGTAGGGCGCCTGGTCTGTGGTCAAATCGGTGTGCGACTCGACCACGCCGGCCGTGACGTTGACGACGGCCTCCGCGCTGCGGCCGGTTGCGGTATCCAGCAGCACGAACAGCAGCCGGCGCTCGATGGCGTCGCCGTGCTGGAACGCGGCGACGACGGATTTGGCCGGCTCCACCGGCAGCACGTTCGGGAATCGCGTGGTCTCCCCAACTCTGCCGGCGTCGACGAGAATCTGGCGTCCGAGCGCGAGCTCCTCGGCTGTCACCGGGTCAAGCGGATGCGTCACCGTCGTCGGCGTCGAAAGGAGCGTCGAGTGCGTGTGGCTCGAGTGATCGTGGCCCGAGTGCTCCTGGCCGGCCTGCTCGTGGCTTTCGTGGGTCATCGTGGATCCTTAGCTGTCGTGCGTCTCTTCAATATTCACTGCGCGCCGCGAGGCGGGGAAGGCCTGGCGCGGGCTGTGCAGTTGCAGACAACAACCGTGCCCGGTGGGCCAATGGTTGCGATG
The Rathayibacter sp. SW19 DNA segment above includes these coding regions:
- a CDS encoding type II toxin-antitoxin system VapB family antitoxin, with the translated sequence MPITSVDVDADILRQAKQAYGVRTNREAINLALQETVMRQRQLVAIEEIAAIELDESAEKVTYER
- the hpaH gene encoding 2-oxo-hept-4-ene-1,7-dioate hydratase, which translates into the protein MLHHSIIEAIADELAAAERDHATVPLITARHPEMTVDDAYAVQNVWKERGLAAGRRIAGHKIGLTSKVMQVATGITEPDYGVIFDDAVYQTGSVIPFDAFSNVRIEVELAFVLGKPLAGPNCTLFDVLDATAYVVPALEVLSSRVELAGRTIVDTISDNAALGAMVVGGSPVKVDKVDLRWVSALLYRNETIEESGVAAAVLGHPAAGVFWLANKLAQHGTVLEAGEIILAGSFTRPMWVSKSDTVHADYGDLGAITCRFE
- a CDS encoding RNA polymerase subunit sigma-70, with protein sequence MSSLAAEMVETAEPYRRELLAYCYRMTGSLHDAQDLVQETMIRAWRSAHTYDLERGSVRTWLYGIATNQCLNTLSNARHRVLPVDLSEPSIVANLVGMKPNREVPWLEPFPGSAGHPADPAAVVEAQESIRLAFIAALQHLAPLQRAVLILRDVLAFSAADSATLLGTTPAAINSALQRAHDKLDHVAPAEDSSGELTEAEKRNFLDRYVTAFETHDIDALTRLLREDVLLQMPPQPAWFAGRDQASAFLARSFAHGGRYHLVPTTANGCPAFAMYRKLGAPAFELLNLQVLTLAPGGVARIDAFQGSELFAAFELPERLPEQF
- a CDS encoding aldehyde dehydrogenase family protein — protein: MDTHDGLLAAITPTSGVTREIHDPATGEVVGIVPVHTADDVDRAVEAAATAQPGWAALGHERRIEFMLRAADAIDRSAEALAQLLSREQGKPLNGPNARFEVGACSAWLRATAATPLDAEVVIDDGETHAELHYRPIGVVGAIGPWNWPMMISVWQIAPALRMGNTIVVKPSEYTPLSVLALAAVMNQELPEGVLTVVAGDREVGARLSSHPQIGKVMFTGSTATGKAIIRSSADSIKRLTLELGGNDAGIVLADADPAAIAEGLFWGAFINTGQTCAALKRLYVHDDIYDAVCDALTTFAAAVPMGVGLDENNVLGPLQNKAQFDIVSGLVEAAKASGARVLLGGNPQADQPGYFYPTTLVADIDNDNPLVAKEQFGPALPIIRYTDVEDAIAMANGVDVGLGASVWSADAAKAREVAARIQAGTVWINSHGGVHPMIPFGGAKQSGYGLEFGVDGLKALGVPQVING
- a CDS encoding PIN domain-containing protein, with protein sequence MSVSDSRTRLPQREGTSQAVTRPGTSAPRRVQHDPAAQPGSGHAKNAAFIVDNSVWARLSTTPVVKAAFETVVSRYSPRAIMICAPVVAEVGFSARNGEDHTKLMKSLGAFPDCPVAPTSLEVLNIQNALWTGGLVRSVGAMDALIAAYAMANDAAVLHLDSDFDYVAEVVPTFKHRWIVPRGSI
- a CDS encoding DHA2 family efflux MFS transporter permease subunit, encoding MNARQRWTLAVASLASLMVSLDALVVATALNTIRMRLGASIEDLEWVVNAYTLAFAVLMLTAAAIGERFGRRRVFTLGLVVFTAASAACALAPNAGALIAARAVQGAGAAMVIPTALALVSVAFPAQRRGAAMGILAGITGIAVLGGPVLGGAVVQGISWQWIFWLNVPLGIVLVVVGRGRLAESTGIARSWDVAGLVTSGLGVCALVWAAVHATSAGWTSPTVLLGLGCGAALLIAFVVAERRVKAPMLPLRLFARPGFGSANLSGLLMSASIFGAAFFLAQYLQAGLHLSALAAGLHLLPWTASLFVIAPIAGAQLNRIGARTLTWTGLLAQALGFTWMALAAGSGAGYDAMIAPMVLAGVGVSAAMPAVQNTAVSAVDPADIGTASGVYSAMRQLGGAVGVALLATVFTTAGGNFSAPQTLAPAFQAALIVAGSLSAAGALAGAYIGRVRGRSRTTASTTTTAMALPERQQRQN
- a CDS encoding class I SAM-dependent methyltransferase; the protein is MAESFGDDAARYDRTRPHYPDAFIDEIARRIPGRAILDVGIGTGISSLPFRDRRFTVLGVEADPRMAEFARLKGFDVEVARFEEWDAAGRMFDGLIAGQTWHWVDPLAGAARAADVLRTGGLLVLFWNEARPPVELAAQFGKALASLDTGLPFNPWATPPQRGAYNGMIDRAETGIRATNAFSPIERVAFDWEATISRDAWLAQTSTAGGINRLPKDKLEALLAGMGAAIDEVGGEFVLAYTTVGGIAERQAS
- a CDS encoding HepT-like ribonuclease domain-containing protein → MRGADASDRMRVTRTLRDLIGFTDTAARLVARGRTNYDSDEALRLAAEAIMHKIGEAVARLPAEFIGEHPDVAWRSMKATRNIVAHDDEQVDYDILWNVLANRMPAEAERIRAALRSVGSTE
- a CDS encoding helix-turn-helix domain-containing protein, with the translated sequence MNEVRRLRLRAGLTQDELSERSGVAQPNIAAYESGTRTASPAMLSRLRAVAAPRPSEVLAENRESVLALAREHRAGDVRVFGSIARHEDVSGSDIDLLVRFDPGADLFDLADLKASLEELTGLRVDVVSERGLRAGPNPIRDEAVAL
- a CDS encoding primary-amine oxidase, which produces MTHESHEQAGQEHSGHDHSSHTHSTLLSTPTTVTHPLDPVTAEELALGRQILVDAGRVGETTRFPNVLPVEPAKSVVAAFQHGDAIERRLLFVLLDTATGRSAEAVVNVTAGVVESHTDLTTDQAPYGQPQYLFEEYERAAEIAKADAGWQAAMTRRGLADQIEHAFCAPLAPGFFGRADEAGHRAIRSLTFLRADANDSPWSHPVEGLIVHIDLTLGRVLRIEDDGDTPVPQHDGKYDAATIGPARTSLKPIEISQPEGPSFHVDGAAVSWENWKFRVGFNAREGLVLNQVSFRDGDEDRPVLYRASVPEMVVPYGDTTPTRFWISYFDAGEYLLGKNANPLALGCDCLGVIHYFDGFVADDHGNPVKIPQVICMHEEDYGILWKHTDLAGHPEVRRSRRLVVSYFSTVGNYDYGFFWYFYLDGTIQVEAKATGIVFAGAGTPGEANPHAPEIAPGLFAPVHQHLFCARLDVAIDGEDNSVAEVDVVGVPIGEDNPYGNAFTWQKRPLTTEADAGRLANAPTARLWEVTSSHRRNAVGKPTAYQLVPQPSATLMAQRDSTVFARATFATKHLWATAFDAAERFPAGDYPNGHAGGAGIPAWTAANRSLQDTDIVLWHTFGPTHIPRPEDWPVMPVDYSGFLFKPYGFLDRNPALDVPEVSAAASGCCSARGECSCEH
- a CDS encoding molybdenum cofactor biosynthesis F family protein, producing MTNSTLTDTSTWLPLDGLAPGFDANKAPLSPDLAGRTVVITNGDGSEPGSVIAHEFTADRVRWHYEAVATDPHGTADGDDAYEAIEVDDDLFYVQFQTRSRSENAVSLFLDFASGRALTVVQAIHERADDNTCVWQAFVPGTIDSIETTGEEPAPTNALIGRRVVWDYSPIHAYEHIYLSPQWYTWQCLAGPEKGLADTDQNTVYRLREGIYVFAWREKVIPCASVTVADHRNVRAIRSHGVLFGLDETGRTPMHFTFGAYGRLLSVTVHPDRLDPAL
- a CDS encoding type II toxin-antitoxin system PemK/MazF family toxin; its protein translation is MREGCLPSEPNTLRLAVVIEDQALFPDRYPNMLVVPLTRNEGLAHRSFAEQIEPTVENGAETTCWALAHHITSVSLRRVTPTDSRITPTQLANIRKRVTLAIGV